The Prevotella sp. E9-3 genome has a window encoding:
- the aroQ gene encoding type II 3-dehydroquinate dehydratase → MKILIVNGPNLNLLGQREPGIYGSESFENYLEQLRKRYPEITIDYYQSNVEGELINKLQEGGFLAAPVYDGIVLNAGAYTHTSIALHDCIRSLKSPVIEVHISNVHTREEFRHHSYLSPVCKGVICGFGLDSYRLAIEALK, encoded by the coding sequence ATGAAAATTCTGATTGTAAACGGTCCAAACTTGAATCTGCTGGGTCAGCGCGAACCTGGCATTTATGGAAGTGAGTCGTTCGAGAACTACCTTGAGCAGTTGCGCAAGCGTTATCCCGAAATAACGATAGACTACTATCAGAGCAATGTGGAGGGCGAACTGATCAACAAGTTGCAGGAGGGCGGTTTTCTGGCCGCTCCGGTATATGACGGTATTGTGCTGAATGCCGGTGCCTACACCCATACCAGCATTGCCCTGCACGACTGCATCCGCTCGCTGAAGTCGCCCGTCATCGAGGTACACATTTCCAATGTACACACCCGTGAGGAATTCCGCCACCACAGCTACCTCTCACCCGTATGCAAGGGCGTGATCTGCGGTTTCGGACTGGACAGTTACAGGTTGGCAATAGAAGCGTTGAAGTAA
- a CDS encoding O-methyltransferase, whose translation MAKIDNSIKKTLEEKGSANKTIYSPPSQGGVGGESVSTGESSYITSHISPEPDYLYRLWRATNIHLLHGRMASGHLQGRLLKMLVQMVRPKNILEVGTFSGYSAISMAEGLEEGGMVYTFEINDEQEDFTRPWIEGSAVADKIRFIIGDAITEAPRLGITFDMAFVDGNKRTYVETYEMVLSVLRPGGFILADNTLWDGHVIDPAYDHDQQTVGIRAFNDMVANDPRVENVILPLRDGLTIIRKK comes from the coding sequence ATGGCGAAGATTGATAATAGCATAAAAAAAACTCTTGAAGAAAAGGGTTCCGCAAATAAAACTATATACTCCCCTCCCTCACAGGGAGGGGTCGGGGGAGAGTCCGTTTCTACGGGAGAGTCCTCTTACATAACTTCCCACATCTCCCCGGAGCCCGACTATCTCTACCGACTGTGGAGGGCCACGAATATCCACCTGCTGCACGGGCGAATGGCCAGCGGACATCTGCAAGGCCGACTGCTGAAAATGCTGGTTCAGATGGTGCGCCCGAAGAACATCCTTGAGGTGGGCACCTTCAGTGGCTATTCGGCCATCAGTATGGCAGAGGGACTGGAAGAGGGCGGAATGGTATATACCTTCGAGATCAACGACGAACAGGAGGATTTCACCCGCCCGTGGATAGAAGGCTCGGCCGTGGCCGACAAGATACGCTTCATCATCGGCGACGCCATCACCGAGGCCCCACGGTTAGGTATCACCTTCGACATGGCCTTCGTTGACGGCAACAAGCGCACCTATGTAGAAACCTACGAGATGGTACTCAGTGTGCTGCGCCCCGGCGGATTCATCCTGGCCGATAACACCCTGTGGGACGGGCACGTCATCGACCCAGCCTACGATCACGACCAACAGACCGTGGGCATCAGAGCCTTCAACGACATGGTGGCCAACGACCCGCGTGTAGAGAATGTGATACTGCCCTTGCGCGACGGACTGACCATTATCAGAAAGAAATAG
- a CDS encoding tetratricopeptide repeat protein translates to MKRVLTLSLLAVMACSNPSTDPVLPKDFYECEEALHKGDTRIAREIIENGKAHAKDSDNYYDYVVLDAKYYFYTMQADSFLLTHQKIQQYVDRHSAHHRPKLKMLQVECEVQQGVYEAKMTGRMDSALTHNLHALELLQITPHQPHYRLMVLSNIADVYKQMGQYDKSVSYYRQAMELGDSTNMDDATRFSLYTAIASAYAAMGSFDQSETWWKQAEPLKPLMERTELFHYLNNRGNDYYLQERYKESLQCFLELDSLMAGDPNLQWERMYGWANMSDLYIKLRQEERARELLAQTEPFFTQQKQLIPLFYLTTQRIELAILNHNLTEARRLVGENPIPEWMIPEQKQLRRKQLLNLYEQTAQWQHYGETLREYTQMKDSLASNNIKMRFAEVLTHYQHEHQLLAKQKQLEAKDLSYRWALALLVVAIAFIFMLVRFIIQKQREQKLREANIRGSMAQLHMEAVRNRITPHFISNVLTAEMMAQMEGREVHLDNLVHLLHRGIELTDVEQTTLSDELEFIQFYCSIESRSIGSDFQLHTNLASDIDANRVILPSMFVQILVENAIKHGLKARKPEPGLQRSIWVNVSTKDDATLVEVIDNGIGLNEANTRKEHTGLRIIRQTIRLLNEQNLRSRNKNKHTATLMDFGLANYTQADGQTGCRSWLLLPHQFEYSLKKIRG, encoded by the coding sequence ATGAAACGAGTACTGACCCTATCTTTACTTGCAGTTATGGCCTGTTCAAACCCCAGCACAGACCCAGTACTGCCGAAGGACTTCTATGAATGTGAGGAAGCCCTGCACAAAGGCGATACCCGCATAGCACGCGAAATCATCGAGAACGGAAAGGCCCATGCCAAGGACAGCGACAACTACTACGACTATGTGGTGCTCGACGCAAAGTATTATTTCTACACCATGCAGGCCGACTCGTTTCTGCTCACCCATCAGAAAATCCAACAGTATGTGGACCGCCATTCCGCTCATCACAGACCGAAACTGAAGATGCTACAGGTGGAATGCGAGGTGCAGCAAGGCGTTTACGAGGCCAAGATGACCGGCAGGATGGACTCGGCACTGACTCACAACCTGCATGCCCTCGAACTGCTGCAAATCACTCCGCACCAGCCCCATTACCGACTGATGGTGCTCTCGAACATCGCCGATGTGTACAAGCAGATGGGCCAGTACGACAAGAGCGTCAGTTACTACCGACAGGCCATGGAACTGGGTGATTCGACCAATATGGACGACGCTACCCGTTTCTCCCTCTATACCGCCATCGCATCGGCCTATGCCGCCATGGGCAGTTTCGACCAGAGCGAAACCTGGTGGAAACAGGCCGAACCACTGAAACCATTGATGGAACGCACCGAACTGTTCCACTACCTGAACAACCGAGGCAACGACTACTATCTGCAGGAACGCTACAAAGAGAGTCTGCAGTGCTTCCTAGAACTCGACTCACTCATGGCCGGCGATCCCAACCTGCAGTGGGAACGCATGTACGGATGGGCCAACATGAGCGACCTCTACATCAAACTGAGACAGGAAGAGCGTGCCCGGGAACTGCTGGCACAGACAGAACCTTTCTTCACCCAACAGAAACAACTCATCCCCCTGTTCTACCTCACCACACAGCGCATCGAACTGGCCATCCTCAACCACAACCTGACCGAAGCAAGGCGACTGGTAGGCGAGAATCCTATTCCAGAATGGATGATTCCGGAACAGAAACAACTGCGCCGCAAGCAACTCCTCAACCTGTATGAACAAACCGCCCAATGGCAACACTACGGCGAGACACTGCGCGAATATACCCAGATGAAAGACAGTCTGGCCAGCAACAACATCAAGATGCGCTTTGCCGAAGTGCTCACCCACTACCAACACGAGCATCAACTACTGGCCAAACAGAAACAACTGGAAGCCAAAGACTTGTCGTACCGATGGGCCTTGGCCCTGCTGGTGGTAGCCATTGCCTTCATCTTCATGCTGGTGAGGTTCATCATTCAGAAACAGCGCGAACAGAAACTACGCGAAGCCAACATCCGAGGCAGTATGGCCCAACTGCACATGGAAGCGGTACGCAACCGCATTACACCCCATTTCATCAGCAATGTGCTGACCGCCGAGATGATGGCTCAGATGGAGGGGCGCGAGGTGCATCTGGACAATCTGGTGCACCTGCTGCACAGAGGCATCGAGCTCACCGACGTTGAGCAGACCACCCTGAGCGATGAACTGGAATTTATCCAATTCTACTGCTCAATAGAGAGTCGTTCCATCGGTAGCGACTTCCAACTGCACACCAATCTGGCCAGCGATATCGACGCCAACCGTGTCATCCTGCCTTCCATGTTCGTACAGATACTGGTAGAGAACGCTATCAAACACGGACTGAAAGCCCGCAAGCCCGAACCCGGACTGCAGCGCAGTATATGGGTGAACGTGAGCACTAAGGACGATGCCACACTGGTGGAAGTGATAGACAACGGCATCGGTCTGAACGAAGCAAACACCCGGAAGGAGCACACCGGTCTGCGCATTATCCGCCAGACCATCCGCCTGCTGAACGAGCAGAACCTTCGCTCGCGCAACAAAAACAAGCATACTGCCACCCTCATGGATTTCGGACTGGCCAACTATACACAAGCCGACGGCCAGACTGGCTGCCGCAGCTGGCTACTCCTGCCCCACCAGTTTGAATACTCGCTGAAAAAGATAAGGGGATAG
- a CDS encoding LytTR family DNA-binding domain-containing protein: MRTSLVKVFIVDDDQNATLFLQKMLEDYSVEIVGVATDATAKTRNEIVEKEPDLLFLDVEMPSMSGLEFCATVRPLTKPEMKVVFYTGYDKYMLQAIRQQAFDYMLKPASKQELAQIMTRYYENKLSNIQQAIAIHPTMTIPNIMVVNSMNQHTVLRHDDIAFFRFDNDHRIWEVVTTDNQCHQLRHRSTADVILSYSSCFVQIHKGYIVNVNQISRVLDNQCLLRPPLEHITELRISKNFRHDLMTTFCNL, translated from the coding sequence ATGAGAACAAGCCTCGTCAAGGTATTCATTGTCGATGACGACCAGAATGCCACCCTCTTCTTGCAGAAAATGCTGGAAGACTACTCAGTAGAAATTGTGGGCGTGGCCACTGATGCCACTGCCAAGACTCGCAACGAGATTGTAGAGAAAGAACCCGACCTGCTGTTCCTCGACGTAGAGATGCCCTCCATGTCGGGGCTCGAATTCTGCGCCACAGTACGCCCGCTGACAAAGCCAGAGATGAAGGTGGTGTTCTATACCGGCTACGACAAATACATGCTTCAAGCCATTCGACAACAGGCCTTCGACTACATGCTGAAACCTGCCAGCAAACAAGAACTGGCCCAGATCATGACACGCTACTACGAAAACAAACTGAGCAATATACAACAGGCCATTGCTATCCACCCCACCATGACCATTCCCAATATCATGGTGGTCAATTCCATGAACCAGCACACCGTACTGCGCCACGACGATATTGCCTTCTTCCGCTTTGACAACGATCACCGCATTTGGGAGGTTGTCACTACCGACAACCAGTGTCATCAGTTGCGACACCGTTCCACGGCCGATGTCATTCTGTCCTACTCCTCCTGCTTTGTACAGATTCACAAAGGCTATATCGTCAACGTCAACCAGATCAGCAGAGTGCTCGACAACCAGTGCCTGTTGCGCCCACCTCTGGAACATATCACCGAACTGCGCATCAGCAAGAATTTCCGTCACGACCTAATGACAACTTTCTGCAACCTGTAA
- a CDS encoding pitrilysin family protein, which produces MKKIQFFLAALLLMMVCPSSLFAQQMPPIPVDSDIRMGKLDNGLTYYIRHNAWPEQRAEFYIAQRVGSIQENDDQRGLAHFLEHMCFNGTEHFKGNDIVKWCETIGVKFGRDLNAYTSIDQTVYNISNVPTTRDGIVDSCLLILHDWADGLLLEAEEIQKERGVIHEEWRMRTSATMRMLERDLPQLYPNSKYGHRMPIGLMEIIDNFEPKVLRDYYEKWYRPDNQAIIVVGDFDVDRVENKIKELFSSIKMPENPAPVVAEEVPDNAEPIFVVDKDKEMQYSIVEMMFKTDPIPTEIKGNMQYLIIDYLKNAAVGMLNDRLNELAQKPDCPYLQASASYSQYLLSKTKDAFGVDALPKEGQTEAAIKAAFIEARRAAQFGFTATEYKRYQQNFTSQLEKQYSNKDKRYNNQFCREYVNHYLDNEPIPSIDDYYQVMKQLVPMMPVEAVNQLMAQFIPANDSNLVVLNMNQEKEGAVYPTAESLKKAIAEARATELTAYVDNVKDEPLITKLPKAGKIVKETAGKKFDYKELKLSNGATVILKQTDLKKDQVILTAEGFGGSSLYGEKDFANIKFFDDVIGASGLGNFSHTELEKALAGKIASASMTLGTQRANITGSSTPNDVETMLQLVYLYFTKINKDQESFDNTMKTTELMLKNKLLQPEAVFSDSLTLTLQNHSKRFAPANVDDLKDVNYDRILEMAKEQTANAAAYTFTIIGNYDEATIRPLIEQYLASLPGNAKKVVKGKDVEESFKGNVKNNFKRKMETPKAIALMVWKNDKMGYTLENSIRASIAGQILMMTYTEKIREEASAAYSVMAQGRLSRDDFRTNGTVLVYCPMKPEKGDIATKIMDEEVQNLAKTVDAEKLAKVKEYMFKAIDDEAKTNNYWIRTVNRLRDYGVDFHTDYKKTVEAQTPETIAAFMKELLKSGDKAEVIMLPEE; this is translated from the coding sequence ATGAAGAAAATCCAATTCTTTCTTGCAGCCCTGCTGCTGATGATGGTTTGTCCCTCATCACTATTTGCACAGCAGATGCCGCCCATCCCCGTAGATAGCGACATTCGCATGGGCAAACTCGACAACGGACTGACTTACTACATCCGTCACAATGCATGGCCCGAACAGCGTGCTGAATTTTACATCGCGCAGCGCGTAGGTTCTATTCAGGAGAACGACGACCAGCGCGGTCTGGCCCACTTCCTCGAGCACATGTGCTTCAACGGCACTGAACACTTCAAAGGCAACGACATCGTGAAATGGTGTGAGACCATCGGTGTGAAGTTCGGACGCGACCTGAACGCATATACCTCTATCGACCAGACGGTCTATAACATCTCGAATGTTCCTACCACCCGCGACGGCATCGTTGACTCTTGTCTGCTGATTCTGCACGACTGGGCCGACGGTCTGCTGCTCGAGGCCGAGGAGATTCAGAAAGAGCGTGGCGTGATTCACGAAGAGTGGCGCATGCGCACCAGTGCTACCATGCGCATGCTGGAGCGCGACCTGCCCCAGCTGTACCCCAACTCAAAGTATGGCCACCGCATGCCTATCGGACTGATGGAAATCATCGACAACTTCGAACCGAAAGTGCTGCGTGACTACTATGAGAAGTGGTACCGCCCCGACAATCAGGCTATCATTGTGGTAGGCGATTTCGACGTAGATCGTGTAGAGAACAAAATCAAGGAACTGTTCTCGTCCATTAAGATGCCCGAGAACCCCGCTCCTGTAGTAGCCGAGGAAGTGCCCGACAATGCCGAGCCTATCTTCGTGGTCGATAAAGACAAGGAGATGCAGTACTCTATCGTTGAGATGATGTTCAAGACCGATCCCATTCCCACCGAGATCAAGGGCAATATGCAGTACCTGATTATCGACTACCTGAAGAATGCTGCTGTAGGCATGCTGAACGACCGTCTCAACGAACTGGCTCAGAAACCCGACTGCCCCTATCTGCAGGCATCGGCCAGCTACAGTCAGTACCTGTTGTCAAAGACTAAGGATGCCTTCGGTGTCGATGCCCTTCCAAAAGAGGGACAGACCGAAGCTGCCATCAAGGCGGCCTTCATCGAGGCTCGCCGCGCTGCACAGTTCGGTTTCACCGCTACTGAGTACAAGCGCTACCAGCAGAACTTCACCAGTCAGCTGGAGAAGCAGTACTCTAACAAAGACAAGCGCTACAACAACCAGTTCTGCCGCGAATATGTGAATCACTACCTGGACAACGAGCCCATCCCCTCTATCGACGACTACTATCAGGTGATGAAACAGTTGGTACCCATGATGCCCGTAGAGGCCGTGAACCAGCTGATGGCTCAGTTCATTCCTGCCAACGACTCTAACCTGGTGGTTCTGAACATGAACCAGGAGAAGGAAGGTGCCGTTTATCCCACTGCCGAGAGTCTGAAGAAGGCCATCGCCGAGGCTCGCGCCACTGAGCTCACCGCCTATGTAGACAATGTGAAGGACGAGCCCCTGATCACCAAACTGCCCAAGGCAGGCAAGATTGTGAAGGAGACCGCCGGCAAGAAGTTCGACTACAAGGAGCTGAAACTCTCTAACGGTGCTACCGTGATTCTGAAGCAGACCGACCTGAAGAAAGACCAGGTGATTCTGACTGCCGAAGGTTTTGGCGGAAGCTCACTTTACGGAGAGAAGGATTTCGCCAACATCAAGTTCTTCGACGATGTGATTGGAGCCAGCGGACTGGGCAACTTCTCACACACTGAACTGGAGAAGGCTCTGGCCGGTAAGATTGCCAGCGCCAGCATGACACTGGGCACACAGCGCGCCAACATCACCGGTTCTTCTACACCTAACGATGTAGAGACCATGCTGCAGCTCGTTTACCTGTACTTCACCAAGATCAACAAGGACCAGGAGTCGTTCGACAACACTATGAAGACCACTGAGCTGATGCTGAAGAACAAGCTGCTGCAGCCCGAGGCCGTGTTCTCTGACTCACTGACCCTCACCCTGCAGAACCACTCAAAGCGTTTCGCCCCTGCCAATGTTGACGACCTGAAGGATGTCAACTACGACCGCATCCTCGAGATGGCCAAGGAGCAGACCGCCAATGCCGCTGCCTATACTTTCACCATCATCGGTAACTACGACGAGGCTACTATCCGTCCTCTTATCGAACAGTACCTGGCTTCTCTGCCCGGCAATGCCAAGAAGGTGGTAAAGGGCAAGGACGTAGAGGAATCGTTCAAGGGTAATGTGAAGAACAACTTCAAGCGCAAGATGGAGACTCCTAAGGCTATCGCCTTGATGGTGTGGAAGAACGACAAGATGGGCTACACCCTGGAGAACAGCATCCGTGCCTCTATAGCCGGACAGATTCTGATGATGACCTACACCGAGAAGATTCGCGAAGAGGCTTCTGCCGCCTACTCAGTAATGGCTCAGGGCAGACTGTCACGCGATGATTTCCGCACCAATGGCACTGTGCTCGTTTACTGTCCTATGAAGCCTGAGAAGGGTGACATTGCCACCAAGATCATGGATGAAGAGGTACAGAACCTGGCCAAGACCGTTGATGCCGAGAAACTGGCTAAGGTGAAGGAATACATGTTCAAGGCCATCGACGACGAGGCCAAGACCAACAACTACTGGATCCGCACCGTCAACCGTCTGCGCGACTACGGTGTTGACTTCCACACCGACTACAAGAAGACTGTAGAGGCTCAGACTCCTGAGACCATTGCTGCCTTCATGAAGGAACTGCTGAAGAGCGGTGACAAGGCCGAAGTCATCATGCTGCCAGAAGAGTAA
- a CDS encoding DUF4160 domain-containing protein, producing MGQLAFLKMFILVAISLDVNDNRRHIHVFKKGKRHQQSLAKIWIESDGKQCVEIAESSLSTKENELLVSAINRHWNSINEQITKIFNGEKTIAINIEK from the coding sequence ATGGGGCAGTTGGCATTCTTAAAGATGTTCATTCTGGTAGCCATCTCATTGGATGTTAATGATAACAGAAGACATATACATGTTTTCAAAAAAGGCAAACGACATCAACAGTCACTTGCTAAAATCTGGATAGAATCTGACGGAAAACAATGTGTGGAGATTGCAGAATCCTCTTTATCGACAAAAGAAAACGAATTATTAGTTTCTGCTATCAATCGTCATTGGAATTCCATAAACGAACAGATTACCAAGATTTTTAATGGAGAAAAAACAATTGCTATCAACATAGAGAAATAA
- the metK gene encoding methionine adenosyltransferase, whose amino-acid sequence MSYLFSSESVSEGHPDKVADQISDAILDQFLAYDDKARVACESFVTTGQVVIMGEVRSDVYIDLQTIARRTIQKIGYTKAEYQFDGNSCGILTAIHEQSSDINQGVDREDEDNQGAGDQGMMFGYATNETENYMPVSLDLAHLIMRTLADIRKEGKVMTYLRPDSKSQVTIQYSDAGIPERIDTIVVSTQHDEFLAGGNTAFGTENDEAMLKQIKDDVINILIPRVKQQIHSQKVLDLFGLDIKYYVNPTGKFVIGGPHGDTGLTGRKIIVDTYGGKGAHGGGAFSGKDSSKVDRSAAYAARHIAKNMVAAGVADEMLVQVSYAIGVAQPMNIYVNTYGRSNVQMSDGEIAKKIEKLFDLRPKAIERSLKLRQPMYLETAAYGHMGRKPEVIKKTFTSHYHETKTIDVELFTWEKLDRVDDIKKEFGL is encoded by the coding sequence ATGTCATATCTCTTTTCATCAGAATCAGTTTCGGAGGGACATCCCGATAAAGTAGCCGACCAGATTAGCGATGCTATTCTCGACCAGTTCCTTGCTTACGACGATAAGGCGCGCGTGGCCTGCGAATCGTTTGTAACCACTGGTCAGGTAGTCATCATGGGCGAAGTGCGCAGCGATGTGTACATCGACCTGCAGACCATTGCCCGTCGCACCATTCAGAAGATTGGCTATACGAAAGCCGAATACCAGTTTGACGGCAACTCTTGCGGTATTCTCACCGCTATCCACGAGCAGAGCTCTGATATCAATCAGGGAGTTGACCGTGAAGACGAGGACAACCAGGGCGCTGGCGACCAAGGCATGATGTTCGGTTATGCTACCAACGAAACGGAAAACTATATGCCTGTGAGCCTTGATCTGGCCCATCTGATTATGCGCACACTGGCCGACATCCGTAAGGAAGGAAAAGTGATGACCTATCTGCGTCCCGATTCAAAGAGTCAGGTGACTATTCAGTACAGCGATGCCGGTATTCCCGAGCGCATCGACACCATCGTTGTTTCTACCCAGCACGACGAGTTCCTGGCTGGTGGCAATACCGCCTTCGGTACAGAGAACGACGAGGCCATGCTGAAACAGATTAAGGACGATGTAATCAATATCCTCATTCCCCGTGTAAAACAGCAGATTCACTCTCAGAAGGTACTCGACCTCTTCGGACTGGACATCAAATACTACGTGAACCCCACCGGCAAGTTCGTGATTGGCGGTCCTCATGGAGATACTGGTCTGACAGGCCGTAAGATTATCGTTGACACCTATGGAGGCAAGGGCGCTCACGGTGGTGGTGCTTTCTCAGGCAAAGACTCATCGAAAGTGGACCGTTCAGCAGCCTATGCTGCCCGTCATATAGCCAAGAATATGGTGGCTGCCGGTGTGGCCGACGAGATGCTGGTACAGGTGAGCTATGCCATCGGTGTGGCTCAGCCTATGAACATCTATGTGAACACCTATGGTCGTTCGAACGTTCAGATGAGCGACGGCGAGATTGCCAAGAAGATTGAAAAGCTCTTCGACCTGCGTCCGAAGGCTATCGAACGCTCACTGAAGCTGCGCCAGCCCATGTACCTCGAGACTGCCGCCTACGGTCATATGGGTCGTAAGCCCGAAGTGATCAAAAAGACGTTCACCAGCCATTATCACGAAACAAAGACCATTGATGTGGAACTGTTCACTTGGGAGAAACTGGACCGCGTGGACGACATCAAGAAAGAATTCGGATTGTAA
- a CDS encoding DUF4271 domain-containing protein produces MENSDSVSISNTIYSLPSQGGGGGESVGCESVSTGESVSLPLYYREIFYPGDTLYYTAHEGPSYGVAGDPIPYTIHGDSLLTLLLILSFVVLTVSVAQSRRFIGRQLKDFFYISRNDSNISETSLEIRFQFFLVILSCLLMAIATQQYVTKYITETFIVDSELIVISIFFAVYLGFQFFKGLSYTIVNLVFFGKRLNQFWMKMLLFIGASQGMLLFPAILLIAYFNLSLKSAAFYLSFILFFTEILTIYKGWSIFFRQNGGFLQYFLYFCTLEIIPLLSLVAGIGVLIDDLKYNF; encoded by the coding sequence ATGGAAAACAGCGACAGCGTTTCAATTAGTAATACTATATACTCCCTTCCCTCACAGGGAGGGGGCGGGGGAGAGTCTGTCGGGTGCGAGTCCGTTTCCACGGGAGAGTCTGTTTCTTTACCTCTCTATTACCGCGAAATATTCTATCCCGGCGACACACTATACTACACCGCTCACGAAGGGCCATCGTATGGCGTAGCCGGCGACCCCATTCCCTATACTATTCATGGCGACAGCCTGCTCACACTACTACTCATTCTAAGCTTTGTGGTACTCACGGTGAGTGTGGCCCAGTCACGCCGCTTCATTGGCCGACAACTGAAGGATTTCTTCTATATCTCTCGCAACGACAGCAACATCAGCGAAACCTCGTTAGAAATTCGTTTCCAGTTCTTCCTGGTCATCCTTTCTTGTCTGCTCATGGCCATCGCCACCCAGCAGTATGTCACAAAATATATCACAGAGACCTTCATCGTTGACAGCGAACTGATTGTTATCAGTATATTTTTTGCCGTCTATTTGGGCTTTCAGTTCTTCAAAGGGCTATCCTATACAATTGTCAATCTTGTGTTCTTCGGAAAGCGCTTGAACCAATTTTGGATGAAGATGCTATTGTTCATCGGAGCCTCACAAGGCATGCTTCTTTTTCCTGCCATTCTACTCATCGCATATTTCAACCTTTCCCTCAAAAGTGCGGCTTTTTATTTGAGTTTTATTCTGTTTTTTACTGAAATACTAACAATTTATAAGGGTTGGAGCATCTTTTTTAGGCAAAATGGTGGTTTTTTACAATATTTTTTGTACTTTTGCACCCTCGAAATCATACCTTTACTCAGTTTAGTGGCTGGGATAGGGGTATTGATAGATGATTTGAAATACAATTTTTAG
- a CDS encoding uroporphyrinogen-III synthase has protein sequence MIKKILVSQPKPTSEKSPYYDIAERFGVELVFRPFIKVEGISSREFRTQKVSILDYTAIVFTSRHAIDHFFTLAKELRVNIPEDMKYFCVTETIALYIQKYVQYRKRKVFFGSTGRVDDLLPTMLKHKTEKYLVPMSDVHNDSLTNLLDSKKLIHKEVVMYKTVSNDFTEEEVKAFDYDMLIFFSPAGIESLTKNFPNFDQGKIAIGTFGPATAKAVKDAGLRLDLEAPSEKYPSMTSALQHFLLMNEE, from the coding sequence ATGATCAAGAAGATTTTGGTTTCTCAACCAAAGCCAACAAGCGAGAAGTCACCTTACTATGATATTGCCGAGCGTTTCGGTGTAGAATTGGTCTTCCGCCCCTTCATCAAAGTTGAAGGAATCAGTTCACGCGAGTTCCGCACTCAGAAAGTGAGCATACTCGACTACACTGCAATCGTATTTACTTCACGCCATGCCATTGACCATTTTTTCACCTTGGCTAAGGAGCTTCGTGTCAACATTCCTGAAGACATGAAATACTTCTGTGTAACAGAGACCATTGCTCTCTATATCCAGAAATACGTACAGTATCGCAAGCGTAAGGTATTCTTCGGCTCTACTGGTCGTGTTGACGACCTGCTGCCCACTATGCTGAAGCACAAGACCGAGAAATATCTGGTGCCCATGAGCGATGTACACAACGATTCACTCACCAATTTACTCGACTCAAAGAAACTCATCCACAAGGAAGTGGTGATGTACAAGACCGTGAGCAATGACTTCACCGAGGAAGAGGTGAAGGCATTCGACTACGACATGCTTATTTTCTTCAGTCCTGCAGGTATTGAGTCGCTCACAAAGAACTTCCCCAACTTCGATCAAGGCAAGATTGCCATCGGCACCTTCGGTCCTGCTACGGCAAAGGCTGTGAAAGACGCTGGTCTGCGCCTGGATTTGGAAGCTCCCTCAGAGAAGTATCCCTCTATGACGAGTGCACTTCAGCACTTTCTCTTGATGAACGAAGAGTAA
- a CDS encoding ribonuclease P protein component, whose product MKSEESSFKKVERIVSKKLIDEIFSGNSSQSMAAFPLRIVFMERERPQVSDPSVVVLTSVSKRHFKHAVDRNRVKRQMREAYRLNKQLIIETVPADKQLCLAFIWLSDRLAPSHVIATKTKRLMKSLAEQYQNNQSIQSNQSNQSIQSNQNNQSNQSAQNIQNNQNPQSS is encoded by the coding sequence GTGAAGAGTGAAGAATCTTCATTTAAGAAAGTAGAACGTATTGTCAGCAAAAAGCTGATAGACGAGATATTCAGCGGAAACAGCAGTCAGTCGATGGCTGCTTTTCCGCTGAGAATTGTTTTTATGGAGCGTGAACGTCCTCAGGTTTCCGATCCCAGTGTTGTGGTGCTGACGAGTGTGTCGAAGCGTCATTTCAAGCATGCTGTTGACCGCAATCGTGTAAAACGACAAATGCGCGAAGCCTATCGACTGAACAAGCAGTTGATTATAGAGACTGTTCCAGCCGACAAGCAGCTCTGTCTGGCTTTTATCTGGCTCAGTGACCGACTGGCCCCCAGCCATGTTATTGCCACCAAGACCAAACGATTAATGAAATCCCTCGCCGAGCAATATCAGAATAATCAGAGTATTCAGAGTAATCAGAGTAATCAGAGTATTCAGAGTAATCAGAATAATCAGAGTAATCAGAGTGCTCAGAATATTCAGAATAATCAGAATCCTCAGAGTTCTTAG